The Methylomonas montana genome has a window encoding:
- the fliG gene encoding flagellar motor switch protein FliG produces MADDEKINHAKRASLLLLAVGQDRAASVLRHMGPKEVQLVGSTMAQLGPISSTMIDEVLEEFIIEIKNETGLGLDSDEYIRSMLTNALGAEKAGSIIDRILLGANSKGIEQLKWMDTRSIADLIRLEHPQIISIILSLLDADQAADVLTLLPQNMRSDILMRIATLEGVQPAALRELDDIMEKQLTGSEGVKSSQIGGVDAAANILNFIESGVSDPMMQDISESNADLAQRIQDKMFVFGDLINVDDRGIQTLLREVSTDQLLLALRGVEAALRDKVFANMSRRAAEMLRDDLEAAPPARLSEVEAAQKDILAIAKRLSDAGEIALGGSGGGDEFV; encoded by the coding sequence ATGGCTGATGACGAGAAAATAAATCACGCTAAGCGAGCTTCTCTGCTGTTACTGGCGGTGGGTCAGGATCGTGCGGCCTCAGTGTTGCGGCACATGGGGCCGAAGGAAGTGCAGTTGGTCGGTTCGACCATGGCTCAGTTGGGGCCGATCAGTTCGACGATGATCGACGAAGTACTGGAAGAATTTATCATCGAAATCAAAAACGAAACTGGGCTGGGCCTGGATTCGGATGAATATATCCGCAGCATGCTGACCAATGCGCTGGGGGCGGAAAAGGCCGGCAGTATCATCGACAGGATTTTGCTGGGCGCCAACAGCAAGGGTATCGAGCAACTGAAATGGATGGATACGCGCTCGATTGCCGATTTGATTCGTCTGGAACATCCGCAAATCATTTCCATCATTCTGTCCTTGCTGGATGCCGATCAGGCCGCCGACGTATTGACCTTGCTGCCGCAAAACATGCGTTCCGATATTTTAATGCGCATCGCGACCCTGGAAGGCGTACAGCCGGCGGCCTTGCGCGAATTGGACGACATCATGGAGAAACAATTGACCGGCAGCGAAGGGGTCAAGTCCTCGCAAATCGGCGGTGTCGATGCGGCTGCCAACATCCTCAACTTTATCGAAAGCGGCGTCAGCGATCCGATGATGCAGGACATCAGCGAATCAAACGCCGATCTGGCGCAGCGTATCCAGGACAAGATGTTCGTGTTCGGCGACTTGATCAACGTCGACGATCGCGGCATTCAAACCCTGCTGCGCGAAGTATCGACCGACCAGTTGTTGCTAGCCTTGCGCGGCGTCGAAGCGGCCTTGCGCGACAAGGTGTTTGCCAATATGTCCAGACGCGCGGCGGAAATGCTGCGCGACGACTTGGAAGCCGCTCCACCGGCTCGTTTGAGCGAAGTGGAAGCGGCGCAAAAAGACATACTAGCAATCGCCAAACGTCTGTCCGATGCCGGTGAAATCGCCTTGGGCGGCAGTGGCGGTGGCGATGAGTTCGTCTAA
- a CDS encoding sensor histidine kinase, with translation MNTLNLQQIQKTERLTDAFRIFNELSENLAHSYQGLEEQIARLNQELAAARNERLTTLLEKEKLASRLQQILAALPAAVIVLNAQGLIVDCNNHAIDFLGEPLIGQFWANLVACSLQPVFESPRERQLRDGRKVNITHSSLGNDAEQIILLSDVSELRALQETLVQQKQLSAMGEMVAGLAHQVRTPLATAILYASQMSKPALADEKRQQFSEKILERLHYLERQVNDMLIFAKQGRMAMQSFSLKHLLAHLAEAMEGYAGEFSIDNRVAADQLLGNEDALRGAILNLINNAAEAGAGRIGLQVQAGETGSIEFAVADNGPGIAQDQQDKLFEPFYTTKSNGTGLGLAVVDSVARAHGGHVVCRSTPGKGSCFTLTLAGPCEYALGLSAGMPNNGVSL, from the coding sequence ATGAATACGCTAAACCTTCAACAAATCCAAAAAACCGAGCGCCTGACCGACGCTTTTCGGATTTTTAACGAACTTTCCGAAAACCTGGCCCATTCCTATCAGGGGCTTGAAGAACAGATTGCCAGGCTCAATCAGGAATTGGCTGCAGCTCGCAACGAGCGGCTGACGACTTTGCTCGAAAAGGAAAAATTGGCCAGTCGCTTGCAGCAAATCCTAGCGGCCTTACCAGCGGCGGTGATCGTGCTGAATGCGCAGGGACTGATCGTCGATTGTAATAATCACGCTATCGATTTTCTCGGCGAACCGTTGATCGGCCAGTTCTGGGCGAATCTGGTGGCGTGCAGTCTACAGCCGGTGTTTGAATCGCCGCGGGAGCGGCAATTGCGAGATGGCCGTAAAGTCAATATTACCCATAGCTCGCTCGGCAACGACGCCGAACAAATCATTTTATTGTCCGATGTCAGTGAGTTACGCGCCTTACAAGAGACACTGGTTCAGCAAAAACAACTTAGCGCAATGGGCGAAATGGTGGCCGGCCTGGCTCATCAGGTCCGCACGCCGCTGGCCACAGCGATATTGTATGCGTCGCAAATGAGCAAACCGGCACTTGCCGATGAAAAGCGCCAACAATTTTCCGAGAAAATTTTGGAGCGCTTGCATTATTTGGAGCGCCAGGTCAACGACATGCTGATTTTTGCCAAGCAGGGGCGCATGGCGATGCAAAGCTTCTCGCTCAAGCATCTGCTCGCTCATCTCGCCGAGGCGATGGAGGGGTATGCCGGCGAATTTAGCATCGACAATCGAGTCGCTGCCGACCAATTGCTCGGTAACGAGGATGCACTGCGTGGGGCCATATTGAACTTGATTAACAATGCCGCGGAAGCCGGAGCCGGCCGGATTGGGCTACAGGTGCAGGCTGGCGAGACCGGCAGTATTGAGTTCGCTGTCGCCGATAACGGTCCCGGTATCGCCCAAGATCAGCAAGATAAATTATTTGAACCGTTTTACACCACCAAATCCAACGGCACCGGTTTGGGTTTAGCCGTGGTTGACAGCGTGGCACGCGCTCATGGCGGCCATGTCGTTTGCCGTTCGACGCCAGGCAAGGGTAGCTGCTTTACCCTGACGCTGGCAGGCCCGTGTGAGTATGCGCTCGGATTATCCGCCGGGATGCCAAATAATGGAGTAAGTCTATGA
- a CDS encoding sigma-54-dependent transcriptional regulator — translation MKPYDILIVEDDLALCEALCDTLEIEGYRVISAKNGTEALSQLAKHPVRLVISDVQMPVMDGFALLRNMQQKSEQIPVLLMTAYGTIPKAVEAMQSGAADYLIKPFEAAMLVDKVVALISRQAPVVSERVVVDERMKKLYALASKVAKTNVTMLLEGESGTGKEVLARYIHRNSHYHAGPFEAVNCAAIPENMLEAMLFGYEKGAFTGAVQSAPGKFELAQGGTLLLDEISEMDISLQAKLLRVLQEKEVERLGSHRKIVLNVRILATTNRKLKQYVQEGRFREDLYFRLNVFPMRIPPLRERTGDILPLALELLNKHQAAGKTTDGFDEAAIAKLQHYSWPGNVRELENVVQRALILQSGGPIGADELIFEEDMLVLPSLSAAVQTIAVQSRPVDAGIGHAELGSLGDGVRSAEEKIILQMLNDVSGSRKTTAAKLGISPRTLRYKIARMKEAGVVVPG, via the coding sequence ATGAAACCGTACGACATTCTTATCGTTGAAGACGACCTCGCATTGTGCGAAGCTCTGTGCGATACCTTGGAAATCGAAGGTTATCGAGTCATTTCGGCAAAAAACGGCACGGAGGCGCTCAGTCAGTTGGCCAAGCATCCGGTTCGCTTGGTGATTAGCGATGTGCAAATGCCGGTGATGGATGGCTTTGCGCTGTTACGGAACATGCAGCAAAAATCCGAACAGATTCCGGTGTTGCTGATGACCGCTTACGGTACTATACCCAAGGCCGTCGAAGCCATGCAGTCGGGCGCGGCGGATTATCTGATCAAGCCCTTCGAAGCGGCCATGTTGGTCGATAAAGTTGTCGCGCTGATTAGCCGGCAAGCGCCGGTTGTTAGCGAGCGGGTCGTGGTCGACGAGCGCATGAAAAAGCTGTATGCCTTGGCTAGCAAAGTGGCAAAAACCAATGTGACGATGCTGCTGGAAGGCGAGAGCGGCACCGGTAAGGAAGTGCTGGCACGCTATATTCATCGCAATTCGCATTATCATGCCGGGCCGTTCGAAGCCGTCAATTGCGCGGCCATCCCGGAAAATATGCTGGAAGCGATGCTGTTCGGCTACGAAAAAGGCGCGTTTACCGGGGCGGTTCAATCGGCGCCGGGCAAATTCGAACTTGCGCAAGGCGGCACATTACTATTGGACGAGATTTCTGAAATGGATATTTCCCTGCAAGCCAAATTGCTGCGGGTGCTTCAGGAAAAAGAAGTGGAGCGCTTGGGCAGCCATCGTAAGATCGTGCTAAACGTCAGAATTTTGGCGACTACCAATCGCAAATTAAAACAGTATGTGCAAGAAGGCAGGTTTCGCGAGGATTTGTATTTTCGCTTGAACGTGTTTCCGATGCGGATTCCGCCGCTTAGAGAGCGCACCGGCGATATTTTGCCTTTGGCGTTGGAGTTGTTGAATAAACACCAGGCGGCCGGGAAAACAACAGACGGTTTTGATGAGGCGGCGATAGCCAAGCTGCAACACTACAGCTGGCCGGGCAATGTCAGAGAGTTGGAAAATGTCGTACAGCGCGCGCTGATTCTGCAAAGCGGCGGCCCAATCGGCGCCGACGAGCTAATATTCGAAGAGGATATGCTGGTTTTGCCGAGTTTGTCCGCCGCCGTGCAAACTATTGCCGTACAATCGCGGCCCGTCGATGCGGGTATTGGGCATGCCGAACTCGGCAGTTTGGGCGATGGCGTACGTTCCGCCGAGGAAAAAATTATCTTGCAGATGCTGAACGACGTCAGCGGTAGTCGGAAAACCACGGCTGCCAAGCTCGGTATCAGCCCGCGCACCTTGCGATATAAAATCGCGCGTATGAAAGAAGCGGGTGTGGTGGTGCCTGGTTAA
- a CDS encoding NAD(P)H-quinone oxidoreductase, which translates to MRAIQIHRTAETTALILTDEPLPSPAPHQVLIKTVSAGVNRPDIMQRKGLYPPPLGASPIPGLEVAGDIVEMGSEVTGFKIGDSVCALLTGGGYAEYCLASASCCLPIPKGLSYIQAAGLPETFFTVWSNLFDRAQLQNNECLLVHGGTSGIGTTSIQLAKAFGSRVIVTAGNDEKCQRSLALGADLAINYRQQDFVEAVLSFTDGKGVDVILDMIGGDYLPRNLKSLAIDGRLLQIAIQNGGKAEINLASVLMKRLTIAGSTLRSRNDDFKAKIARQLHEKVWPLLGSGRIKPVIDSVFPLAKAAQAHERMESNQHIGKIILEL; encoded by the coding sequence ATGCGCGCCATCCAGATTCATCGCACCGCCGAGACTACCGCTTTAATCCTGACGGATGAGCCACTACCCTCGCCCGCCCCGCATCAGGTACTGATAAAAACAGTATCGGCGGGCGTGAATCGCCCCGACATTATGCAACGCAAGGGTTTGTATCCGCCGCCGCTAGGCGCGTCGCCGATTCCAGGTTTGGAGGTGGCCGGCGATATCGTCGAGATGGGCAGCGAGGTGACAGGGTTTAAAATCGGCGATTCGGTTTGCGCGCTACTGACGGGCGGCGGCTATGCCGAATATTGTCTGGCCAGTGCCAGTTGCTGCTTACCGATACCCAAAGGCTTGAGCTATATCCAAGCCGCAGGGCTGCCGGAAACTTTTTTTACGGTCTGGAGCAATCTGTTCGACCGAGCACAATTGCAGAACAACGAATGCCTGCTGGTACATGGCGGCACCAGCGGCATCGGCACCACCTCTATTCAACTCGCGAAGGCATTTGGCAGTCGAGTAATCGTCACCGCCGGCAACGATGAAAAATGCCAACGTAGCCTGGCATTGGGCGCGGACCTTGCAATCAATTATCGGCAACAGGATTTTGTCGAAGCCGTTCTATCCTTCACTGACGGTAAAGGCGTCGATGTGATTCTGGATATGATAGGCGGCGACTACTTGCCGCGTAATTTAAAAAGTTTAGCGATCGACGGCCGCTTGCTGCAAATCGCCATCCAAAACGGCGGCAAGGCAGAAATCAATCTGGCGTCGGTATTGATGAAGCGCCTGACCATCGCTGGTTCCACCTTGCGCTCCAGAAACGACGACTTCAAGGCTAAAATAGCCCGGCAACTGCATGAAAAAGTCTGGCCCTTACTGGGATCCGGCCGGATCAAACCTGTCATCGATTCCGTGTTTCCGCTCGCGAAAGCTGCTCAGGCCCACGAA
- the argC gene encoding N-acetyl-gamma-glutamyl-phosphate reductase, producing MIRAGIVGGTGYTGVELLRILALHPQVEVSVVTSRADSGLRVDQLYPSLRGYCDAKFSLPELDNLKDCDVVFFATPNGTAMLMAEALLALGIKVIDLSADFRIKDQQEWEKWYGMQHASPDLIAEAVYGLPEVNREQIKQARLIACPGCYPTAVQLGFLPLLEVGAIDGSQLIADVKSGVSGAGRKAEISSLMSEAGESFKAYAVAGHRHLPEIQQGLQVIAKQGVGLTFVPHLTPMIRGIHATLYARLHQKLDLQAVFEQRYGEEYFVDVLPQGSHADTRNVRGSNRCQIAVHQPQGGDTVVILSVIDNLVKGASGQAVQNMNLLFGLPETQGLETVALYP from the coding sequence ATGATACGTGCAGGTATTGTCGGCGGTACCGGTTACACCGGTGTCGAGTTGTTAAGAATTTTGGCATTGCACCCGCAAGTCGAGGTGAGCGTGGTGACTTCGCGCGCCGATTCCGGCTTAAGGGTGGACCAGTTATATCCCAGCCTTAGAGGCTATTGCGACGCAAAATTTAGCCTGCCGGAACTGGACAATTTAAAAGACTGCGACGTGGTGTTTTTTGCGACGCCGAACGGCACGGCCATGCTGATGGCCGAAGCCTTGCTGGCGCTCGGTATCAAGGTCATCGACTTGTCGGCTGATTTCAGGATCAAAGACCAACAGGAATGGGAAAAATGGTATGGCATGCAGCACGCCAGCCCGGATTTGATCGCCGAAGCAGTCTACGGTTTGCCGGAAGTCAATCGCGAGCAGATCAAACAGGCTCGCTTGATCGCTTGTCCGGGCTGCTATCCGACTGCCGTGCAATTGGGGTTTTTGCCTTTGTTGGAGGTTGGGGCGATTGACGGTAGCCAGCTGATTGCCGATGTGAAATCGGGTGTCAGCGGTGCCGGGCGCAAGGCGGAAATTTCTTCTTTAATGAGCGAAGCCGGCGAAAGCTTTAAAGCCTATGCTGTCGCCGGGCATCGGCACTTGCCCGAGATTCAACAGGGCTTACAAGTTATTGCCAAGCAAGGGGTGGGGCTGACTTTTGTGCCACATCTGACGCCGATGATACGCGGTATTCATGCAACCCTTTATGCACGTTTGCATCAAAAACTCGATTTGCAAGCTGTGTTCGAGCAGCGCTATGGCGAAGAGTATTTTGTCGATGTGTTGCCGCAGGGTAGTCACGCCGATACCCGTAACGTGCGCGGTAGCAACCGCTGTCAGATTGCCGTGCATCAGCCGCAAGGCGGCGACACAGTGGTGATTTTGTCGGTGATCGATAATCTGGTTAAAGGCGCTTCCGGACAAGCTGTGCAGAACATGAATTTGTTGTTTGGTTTGCCGGAAACCCAGGGCTTGGAGACAGTGGCACTGTATCCTTAA
- the fliE gene encoding flagellar hook-basal body complex protein FliE, whose product MSDISVNQVLAQMRAMSIEAGSKSQPSDTSGDFAAMLKQSIDAVNQTQQTASGMSKSFEMGQGDVSLAEVMIASQKASVSFQAMIQVRNKLVDAYKEVMSMPM is encoded by the coding sequence ATGTCAGATATCAGTGTTAACCAAGTGCTCGCGCAGATGCGGGCCATGTCCATAGAAGCCGGGTCCAAATCTCAACCTAGCGACACATCCGGGGATTTTGCTGCCATGTTGAAACAGTCGATCGACGCGGTCAATCAAACCCAGCAAACCGCCAGCGGAATGTCCAAATCCTTTGAAATGGGGCAAGGCGATGTCAGTTTGGCGGAGGTGATGATAGCCTCGCAAAAAGCCAGCGTTTCCTTTCAAGCCATGATCCAGGTGCGTAATAAACTGGTGGATGCTTACAAGGAAGTAATGAGCATGCCGATGTAG
- the fliI gene encoding flagellar protein export ATPase FliI: MIPSADRAEQWLARLQPYRQRLAEPPELVVEGKLSRMVGLTLEAEGCRAAIGSLCQVITMSGKIITAEVVGFGGARLFLMPTGDTHGLEPGCRVIPMGKNSLANVGFGLLGRVLDGAGNPLDSKGPLDTDAKISLAGTTINPLRRKPIREALDVGVRAINAILSVGRGQRMGLFAGTGVGKSVLLGMMTKFTNADIVVVGLVGERGREVNEFVLKILGEEGLRRAVVVASPADDSPLMRVHGALLATSIAEYFRDQGLDVLLLMDSLTRYAQAYREIALAIDEPPATKGYPPSVFAKLPQLVERAGNGDEGGGSITAFYTVLAEGDDTNDPIADAARGVLDGHVVLSRSLAESGHYPAIDVEASISRVMPDIVEPEHLQMARDLRRLYSTYQQNKDLISVGAYRPGADPRIDKAIEKNPAIMDFLQQSMDESVDLSRSLSELATLLAG; this comes from the coding sequence ATGATACCCAGCGCCGACCGTGCCGAGCAGTGGCTGGCCCGCTTGCAGCCGTATCGGCAAAGATTGGCTGAGCCGCCGGAACTGGTAGTGGAAGGCAAGTTGTCGCGCATGGTGGGCTTGACGCTGGAAGCGGAAGGCTGCCGGGCGGCGATCGGCTCGCTCTGCCAAGTGATTACCATGTCCGGCAAGATCATTACTGCCGAAGTGGTTGGCTTTGGCGGCGCTCGTTTGTTTTTAATGCCTACCGGTGATACGCATGGCCTGGAGCCAGGTTGCCGAGTGATTCCGATGGGGAAAAACAGCTTGGCCAATGTCGGCTTTGGCTTGCTGGGCAGGGTATTGGATGGGGCCGGCAATCCCTTGGATAGCAAAGGCCCCCTGGATACCGATGCCAAGATTTCCTTGGCCGGCACCACGATTAATCCGCTCCGTCGAAAACCGATACGCGAGGCGTTGGACGTTGGCGTGCGGGCGATCAATGCCATTCTCAGCGTCGGCCGTGGTCAGCGGATGGGCTTGTTCGCCGGTACCGGTGTCGGCAAGAGCGTGTTGTTGGGGATGATGACCAAATTTACCAACGCCGACATCGTCGTGGTGGGGCTAGTCGGCGAACGGGGGCGCGAGGTAAACGAATTCGTCTTGAAAATTCTCGGCGAGGAAGGTTTGCGGCGTGCGGTAGTGGTGGCGTCGCCGGCCGACGATTCGCCGCTGATGCGGGTACATGGGGCTCTTCTGGCCACCAGCATCGCCGAGTATTTTCGTGATCAGGGCTTGGATGTGCTGTTGCTGATGGATTCCTTGACCCGTTATGCTCAGGCTTACCGGGAAATCGCCTTGGCGATCGATGAGCCGCCGGCTACCAAGGGTTATCCGCCCTCGGTATTTGCCAAATTGCCGCAGCTGGTGGAGCGGGCCGGCAACGGCGACGAAGGCGGCGGTTCCATTACCGCCTTTTACACGGTGCTAGCGGAAGGCGATGACACCAATGACCCAATTGCCGATGCTGCGCGTGGGGTGTTGGATGGTCACGTCGTGCTATCGCGCTCCTTGGCGGAATCCGGGCACTATCCGGCAATTGATGTCGAAGCGTCGATCAGTCGGGTGATGCCGGATATCGTTGAGCCGGAGCATTTGCAAATGGCTCGCGATTTACGGCGCTTGTATTCAACCTATCAACAAAACAAGGATTTGATCAGCGTGGGCGCTTATCGGCCCGGCGCCGATCCGCGTATCGATAAAGCGATAGAAAAAAATCCGGCCATTATGGATTTTTTGCAACAAAGCATGGACGAGTCGGTGGATCTTAGCCGCAGTCTCAGCGAATTGGCGACATTGTTGGCCGGCTAA
- a CDS encoding flagellar assembly protein FliH: MSSSKSNKFSEAELQSLDRWTGLQDFNAPRSEPVELEEVTETLTAEQIEEIQKQAYAEAFEQGKQQGYEEGKTEGLETGRKQGYEESLHLLQKQAAELTSLLEALSEPFKKLDEAVEQELVKLTIAIASQLIRRELRMEPGEIVGVVREAINALPLASQKVTVNLHPDDAALVRTALKLDDNMPPWRLQENPLLSRGGCTVETEVSSIDASVESRLAAVIATVLGGERREDLGR, encoded by the coding sequence ATGAGTTCGTCTAAGAGCAACAAGTTTTCCGAGGCCGAACTCCAGTCCTTGGATCGCTGGACCGGTCTGCAGGATTTCAATGCGCCGCGTTCCGAGCCGGTCGAATTGGAAGAGGTTACCGAAACGCTGACGGCCGAACAGATCGAAGAGATTCAAAAGCAGGCCTATGCCGAAGCGTTCGAGCAAGGCAAGCAACAAGGCTATGAAGAAGGTAAAACGGAAGGTTTAGAGACCGGCCGCAAGCAAGGCTACGAGGAAAGTCTGCATTTACTGCAAAAACAGGCGGCGGAACTCACGAGTTTGTTGGAAGCGCTGAGCGAGCCGTTCAAAAAACTCGACGAAGCGGTAGAGCAAGAGCTGGTCAAATTGACGATTGCGATTGCCAGTCAATTAATACGCCGTGAACTCAGAATGGAACCCGGTGAGATTGTCGGGGTGGTTCGGGAGGCTATCAATGCGTTGCCGCTGGCCTCGCAAAAAGTCACCGTCAATTTGCATCCGGACGATGCGGCCCTGGTGCGGACCGCATTGAAACTCGACGACAACATGCCGCCCTGGCGTTTGCAGGAAAATCCCTTGTTGAGTCGCGGTGGCTGTACCGTTGAAACCGAAGTGTCCAGTATCGACGCCAGTGTAGAAAGTCGGTTGGCCGCGGTGATCGCCACGGTATTGGGCGGCGAGCGCCGCGAGGATTTAGGGCGATGA
- the fliF gene encoding flagellar basal-body MS-ring/collar protein FliF has product MSELDRNLPMEARSQANTADADKMHPAWKSLTKLPMARQVGLMLGLALSVALGVAVVLWSQAPSYDLLFSGIAEKDSAEILDALSKLGVEYKVETSSGAIMVPSADVRELKLKMAAQGLPRSTSLGYELLDKDNGFGASKNVEQMRFQRALEGEIALTIQTIQNVKSAKVLLAIPVQSVFVRERKKPSASVVVELYQGRTLEKEQIESIIHLVASSVPLMEAGQVTVVDHKGRLLNSKDAGEDISLSSKQFEYKKNIEEHLRGRIENILTPLVGGEGVRAQISADVDFTVTEKTQEMFNPDLPALRSEQTQEEQNSLSKVQGVPGALSNQPPPTGTAPEVASGQEKQEAVESGSGSTNKTATRNYELDKTITHTRLATGALRRLSVAVVVDDKKVVQADGKLTQQAYSQEDLNQLRDLVKQAVGYDNSRGDQVTVTNVAFRLPDALEAVPSEPFWEHPWFAGAMKQLAAVVVVLLLILGVLRPALRTLIYKEKQLEALEEAKALAEASGGMVRFDEDGKPVAVAVAVDEETGEVRSISTGAEDLLLLEAPQSYEKRLEYVQKLIDEDPKLVAQVIKTWLKDDG; this is encoded by the coding sequence ATGAGCGAGTTAGACAGAAATCTACCGATGGAGGCCCGCAGCCAAGCAAATACCGCCGATGCCGATAAAATGCATCCGGCCTGGAAAAGCTTGACCAAATTGCCGATGGCACGTCAGGTCGGCTTGATGCTGGGCCTGGCGCTCAGCGTCGCGCTCGGCGTCGCCGTGGTACTGTGGTCGCAGGCGCCGTCATACGATTTACTGTTTTCCGGGATAGCGGAAAAAGATTCTGCTGAAATTCTGGACGCGCTGAGCAAATTGGGCGTGGAGTACAAAGTCGAAACCAGCTCAGGCGCGATCATGGTGCCGAGCGCAGATGTCCGCGAACTTAAATTAAAAATGGCCGCCCAAGGCTTGCCGCGCAGTACCAGCCTGGGTTACGAATTGCTGGATAAGGACAACGGTTTCGGTGCCAGCAAAAATGTCGAGCAGATGCGCTTTCAGCGCGCCTTGGAAGGCGAAATCGCGCTGACCATTCAAACTATCCAAAATGTCAAATCCGCCAAGGTGTTGTTGGCGATACCGGTTCAGTCGGTATTTGTTCGCGAACGTAAAAAACCCAGCGCCTCGGTGGTCGTGGAGCTGTATCAAGGCCGCACCTTGGAAAAGGAACAAATCGAATCCATCATCCATTTAGTCGCGTCCAGCGTGCCGCTGATGGAAGCCGGCCAAGTGACCGTCGTCGATCATAAAGGCCGTTTGTTGAACAGCAAGGATGCTGGCGAGGATATCTCGTTGTCCAGCAAGCAGTTCGAATACAAGAAAAACATTGAAGAACATCTGCGCGGACGGATTGAAAACATCCTGACGCCGTTGGTCGGTGGCGAAGGTGTGCGGGCGCAAATTTCCGCCGACGTCGATTTCACCGTCACCGAAAAAACCCAGGAAATGTTTAATCCGGATTTGCCGGCCTTGCGTAGCGAGCAAACCCAGGAAGAACAAAACTCGTTGTCCAAGGTGCAAGGCGTGCCGGGTGCGTTGTCCAACCAGCCGCCGCCGACCGGTACCGCGCCGGAAGTGGCTAGCGGTCAGGAAAAACAAGAGGCGGTGGAATCCGGTTCCGGCTCGACCAATAAAACCGCGACCCGCAATTACGAATTGGATAAAACCATCACCCATACCCGGTTGGCGACTGGCGCCTTGCGGCGCTTGTCGGTGGCGGTGGTGGTGGACGATAAAAAAGTGGTTCAAGCCGACGGCAAGCTGACCCAGCAAGCCTATTCGCAAGAAGACCTCAATCAGCTACGAGACCTGGTCAAGCAAGCGGTGGGGTATGATAATAGCCGCGGCGATCAAGTTACCGTCACTAACGTCGCCTTCAGATTGCCTGACGCGCTGGAAGCCGTGCCTTCGGAACCTTTCTGGGAACATCCTTGGTTTGCCGGTGCGATGAAACAGCTGGCGGCGGTGGTTGTGGTGTTGCTGTTGATCTTGGGCGTGCTGAGGCCGGCCTTAAGAACTTTGATTTACAAAGAGAAACAGCTCGAAGCGCTGGAAGAAGCCAAAGCGCTAGCCGAGGCCTCTGGTGGGATGGTGCGTTTCGACGAAGACGGCAAGCCGGTCGCTGTCGCGGTGGCTGTCGACGAAGAAACCGGCGAGGTTCGCTCCATCTCGACCGGTGCGGAAGACTTGCTGTTGCTGGAAGCGCCGCAAAGTTACGAAAAACGCTTGGAATATGTGCAAAAACTGATCGACGAAGATCCCAAATTAGTCGCGCAAGTGATTAAAACCTGGTTAAAAGACGATGGCTGA
- the fliJ gene encoding flagellar export protein FliJ: protein MKKSQRMKVLVDLQARQEHEALEALGISQKKLQDQQAQLENLQNYRVEYLGKFAVRQQAGINVSQFTEFRAFVDKLDKAIEGQLQTVTAHERGVQRARKHWEELHQRTKSLQKVSDLALVEEMKVEQKREQAEQDDRAARSGRRDGTGSA from the coding sequence ATGAAAAAATCGCAACGTATGAAAGTCCTCGTCGATCTACAGGCGCGTCAGGAGCACGAGGCGCTGGAGGCCTTGGGGATTAGTCAGAAAAAATTGCAAGACCAACAAGCTCAGCTGGAAAATTTACAAAATTATCGTGTGGAATATTTAGGTAAATTCGCTGTTCGTCAACAGGCTGGCATCAACGTCAGTCAGTTCACGGAATTCAGGGCTTTTGTCGACAAGCTTGATAAAGCCATCGAAGGCCAGCTGCAGACCGTGACGGCTCATGAGCGGGGCGTACAGCGAGCGCGCAAACATTGGGAAGAATTGCACCAGCGGACCAAAAGTCTGCAAAAAGTCAGCGATTTGGCGTTGGTCGAAGAAATGAAAGTCGAACAAAAACGCGAGCAGGCCGAGCAAGACGATAGAGCGGCGCGGTCTGGGCGAAGGGATGGCACGGGAAGTGCTTGA